In the genome of Verrucomicrobiota bacterium, one region contains:
- a CDS encoding DUF4212 domain-containing protein yields MSSKQLHSDYWKRNLQIVSILLGVWFLVSFGASVLFVDQLDQVRVAGFKFGFWMAQQGAIYVFVSLIFIYVYCMAKLDKAHKVHDTEDQEYDI; encoded by the coding sequence ATGTCATCTAAACAATTACATTCTGATTACTGGAAGAGAAATCTCCAGATTGTATCTATTCTGTTGGGCGTTTGGTTTTTAGTTTCCTTTGGAGCTTCTGTATTGTTCGTAGACCAGTTGGATCAGGTGCGAGTAGCTGGTTTTAAATTTGGGTTTTGGATGGCACAACAGGGTGCTATCTATGTTTTTGTATCCCTTATTTTTATCTATGTGTATTGTATGGCCAAGTTGGATAAAGCACACAAAGTTCATGACACAGAGGATCAAGAATACGATATTTAA
- a CDS encoding sodium:solute symporter family protein, translated as MDAIMVWTTVIVTLSFMLYIGIAIWSRAGSTGDFYVAGGGITPVQNGMATAADWMSAASFISMAGIISFMGRDGTVYLLGWTGGYVLLALLLAPYLRKFGKFTVPDFVGDRYYSKSARLVAVLCAIFISFTYVAGQMQGVGIVFARFLNINFETGLIVGMLIVFIYAVLGGMKGITYTQVAQYCVLIFAYLVPAIFISILMTGHVIPQLGFGSEIKADPGVYLLDKLDILNKELGFEAYTGGVKSTIDTFFITMALMVGTAGLPHIIIRFYTVPSVSKARISAGWALLFIAVLYTTAPAVAAFARTNLLTSINQLEYSQVPSWFKSWENTELIKFEDKNGDGRIQYYNDKSKDMEFLANAEAKGWQGNELTIHKDIMVLANPEIAQLPPWVVGLVAAGGLAAALSTAAGLLLVIATSIARDLVKKTLVPNISEKGELLTARFGAGFAVCVAGYCGLNPPGFVAEVVAFAFGLAAASFFPVIVLGIFYKRMNREGAIFGMVLGIFFTAGYIIYFKFINPEANTAENWWFGVSPEGIGTLGMLLNFVVSIVVCHLTPAPPEQVQNLVESIRIPTTRVS; from the coding sequence ATGGATGCAATTATGGTTTGGACAACCGTCATAGTGACGTTGTCGTTCATGTTGTATATAGGCATTGCAATTTGGTCACGTGCTGGGTCTACAGGCGATTTTTATGTGGCTGGTGGAGGAATCACTCCGGTTCAGAATGGAATGGCAACAGCTGCTGATTGGATGTCAGCGGCGTCCTTTATATCCATGGCTGGGATCATTTCCTTTATGGGCAGAGATGGGACCGTTTATTTGCTGGGTTGGACGGGTGGCTATGTGCTTTTGGCATTATTGTTAGCACCTTATTTGAGGAAGTTTGGTAAGTTTACCGTGCCAGATTTTGTGGGGGACAGATATTATTCTAAATCTGCTAGGTTGGTTGCAGTCCTATGTGCTATTTTTATTTCATTTACTTATGTAGCCGGACAAATGCAGGGGGTGGGGATTGTTTTTGCGCGCTTTTTGAATATCAATTTTGAAACCGGGCTGATTGTGGGGATGTTAATTGTATTTATCTATGCAGTTCTTGGAGGGATGAAAGGTATTACTTATACACAAGTAGCGCAGTATTGTGTTCTTATCTTTGCCTATTTGGTTCCGGCGATTTTTATTTCTATCTTAATGACGGGGCATGTTATTCCGCAACTTGGTTTTGGTTCCGAAATAAAAGCTGACCCTGGAGTTTATCTTCTAGATAAGCTAGATATCCTAAACAAGGAATTAGGCTTTGAAGCTTATACGGGTGGAGTTAAATCTACTATAGATACCTTTTTTATTACGATGGCTTTGATGGTAGGCACTGCAGGATTACCACACATTATCATACGTTTCTACACGGTGCCGAGTGTCAGTAAGGCCCGTATATCCGCAGGGTGGGCTTTGCTCTTTATAGCTGTTTTATATACAACAGCTCCAGCTGTAGCAGCTTTTGCTAGGACAAACCTATTAACTAGTATCAATCAACTTGAGTATAGCCAAGTGCCCAGCTGGTTCAAATCTTGGGAGAATACCGAGCTTATTAAATTCGAAGATAAAAATGGAGATGGACGTATACAGTATTACAACGATAAGAGTAAAGATATGGAATTCCTGGCTAATGCAGAAGCAAAAGGTTGGCAGGGAAACGAATTAACGATTCATAAGGATATCATGGTGTTAGCTAATCCTGAAATCGCCCAATTGCCTCCTTGGGTAGTTGGCCTTGTGGCAGCGGGTGGCTTGGCTGCCGCATTGTCTACGGCTGCTGGCTTATTGTTGGTCATTGCTACTTCCATAGCTCGTGACTTAGTTAAAAAAACGTTGGTGCCGAATATTTCTGAGAAAGGAGAACTACTCACCGCCAGGTTTGGTGCTGGGTTTGCTGTATGTGTAGCAGGATATTGTGGGTTGAATCCTCCAGGTTTTGTGGCCGAAGTAGTTGCTTTTGCCTTTGGGTTAGCGGCAGCTTCGTTCTTTCCAGTCATTGTTCTGGGGATTTTTTATAAAAGAATGAATCGAGAGGGTGCTATTTTCGGAATGGTCTTAGGTATTTTTTTCACGGCAGGCTACATCATCTATTTTAAATTTATTAACCCTGAGGCTAATACGGCGGAGAACTGGTGGTTTGGTGTTTCTCCAGAGGGGATTGGAACTTTGGGGATGTTGTTGAATTTTGTTGTATCAATTGTGGTCTGTCACTTAACACCTGCACCTCCTGAGCAAGTGCAGAATTTAGTTGAATCGATACGCATTCCAACGACACGTGTATCATAA
- a CDS encoding ribonucleoside-diphosphate reductase subunit alpha: protein MPTEVLEQATETQTQAHPTGLPKVIRRDDPHSTNEKPRVVPWLGHKIANAVQAACKEMGVDPSVGEKTRIAIESRMLDECPLFIHIEQLQDIVEETLLDMGEGKVAICYAKYRARRAALREQRFTEPELDADQLELTSADILKDIRLRVSFAVINLDLGDATENSLIARLLRSVTPDLNAEERRNTVILNAKGLLELDADYRYFAARILLTFIYEETLPWTIKDGIDKLKPAHQEAFKAYIPKGIELKRLDPRLSEFNLDPLAEALDPYSDLQFDFLGIQTLYDRYLIHHKPNNSSSQKVRLEAPQIFWMRVAMGLALLEESRENQAKEFYNVYKSRRACSSTPTLFNSGSLRPQLSSCYLLYSGDSIEEITETWVRFSLLSKWAGGLGCSWSAVRGTGSHIAGTNGESSGVIPFLKVSNDIALAVNQGGKRPGALCSYLETWHNDIDDFLDLRKETGDDRRRTHNMNTANWIPDLFMKRLKDIADGKLPKDTEWTLFRASETTDLHELSGIAFEKRYEEYEAMGDRGEIFSKKVRVLALWKKMIEALFETGHPWMTFKDPCNLRSPQDHAGVIHSSNLCTEITLNTSRDEVAVCNLASVNIADHLKQDGSIDDKKLKETVTVLMRMLDNVIDINYYPTEAAANANLRHRPVGMGVMGLQEAFYIKGIPFDSPEAVLFNDEIMEKIAYHAYWASSDLAEERGCYSSFKGSKWDRGILPLDSLDILEKERGVDIMVDRKQRLDWDALRDKIANQGMRNSNCLAIAPTATIANILGTTPCIEPVFKHLFTKSNLSGDFVYTNGYLVKELRKRGLWDQEMREDLKYFDGSVSSIERVPEEVKKLFPTAFEIEPTWVLQAAAVRQKWIDQSQSVNLFLGDNDARKASFMYREAWERGLKTTYYLRTFNQSGYDNATRDRKKKELEEAEKKVAAGEMQACSLEAMRNGESCESCQ, encoded by the coding sequence ATGCCTACAGAAGTCCTCGAACAAGCTACTGAGACACAAACACAGGCCCATCCTACAGGTCTACCTAAAGTCATCCGTCGTGATGATCCTCACTCAACGAACGAGAAACCTAGAGTGGTACCGTGGTTGGGACATAAGATTGCCAACGCCGTTCAAGCTGCTTGTAAAGAAATGGGTGTTGACCCCTCTGTAGGCGAAAAAACTCGCATCGCCATCGAGAGCCGCATGCTCGATGAGTGCCCCTTATTTATTCATATCGAGCAGCTTCAAGATATTGTAGAAGAGACTCTACTCGATATGGGTGAGGGTAAAGTTGCTATTTGCTACGCGAAATACAGAGCACGCCGCGCAGCATTAAGAGAACAACGCTTCACTGAACCTGAGTTAGATGCAGATCAACTTGAGCTAACATCAGCGGACATACTTAAAGACATCCGCCTTAGAGTTTCTTTTGCCGTTATCAATTTAGACTTGGGAGATGCCACAGAAAATTCTCTTATTGCCAGATTACTCCGCAGTGTTACGCCAGACCTTAACGCAGAAGAAAGACGCAACACCGTAATCTTAAATGCTAAAGGTCTACTCGAATTAGATGCAGACTACCGCTACTTTGCAGCCCGTATCTTACTAACCTTTATCTATGAAGAGACTCTACCATGGACTATTAAAGATGGCATTGACAAACTAAAGCCAGCTCATCAAGAAGCCTTTAAAGCCTACATACCAAAAGGTATTGAGCTCAAACGACTAGATCCTAGGCTTTCCGAGTTTAATCTCGACCCGCTAGCAGAAGCACTTGATCCATACTCTGACCTCCAATTTGACTTTTTGGGTATCCAGACGCTATATGATCGTTATCTGATTCACCATAAACCTAACAACTCCTCTAGCCAAAAAGTGCGACTTGAAGCACCTCAAATTTTCTGGATGAGAGTAGCAATGGGCTTAGCACTTCTAGAAGAGAGCAGAGAGAACCAAGCTAAGGAGTTCTACAACGTCTATAAATCTCGGCGTGCCTGTTCCTCAACACCAACCTTATTTAACTCTGGATCTCTTCGCCCCCAATTAAGCTCTTGCTATCTACTATACTCAGGAGATTCCATTGAAGAAATCACCGAGACCTGGGTTCGCTTCTCTCTACTTTCAAAATGGGCCGGTGGCTTAGGATGCTCCTGGTCTGCAGTTCGAGGCACAGGTTCTCACATTGCGGGAACAAATGGTGAGTCCTCCGGAGTCATTCCTTTCCTCAAAGTATCTAACGATATTGCTCTAGCTGTTAACCAAGGAGGCAAACGTCCAGGTGCACTTTGTTCTTACTTAGAAACTTGGCATAATGACATAGATGATTTCCTTGACCTAAGAAAAGAAACTGGAGACGACCGTCGTCGTACTCACAACATGAATACTGCAAACTGGATTCCAGACTTATTCATGAAGAGACTCAAGGATATTGCCGACGGCAAACTCCCTAAGGATACTGAGTGGACGCTTTTCCGTGCTTCCGAAACGACTGACCTTCATGAGCTTTCTGGCATTGCCTTCGAAAAGCGCTATGAAGAATATGAAGCCATGGGTGATAGAGGAGAAATTTTCTCAAAGAAAGTTCGCGTCTTAGCTCTTTGGAAGAAAATGATCGAGGCACTCTTCGAAACTGGCCATCCCTGGATGACTTTCAAAGACCCTTGTAACCTGCGTTCACCTCAAGACCATGCAGGCGTTATCCATAGTTCAAACCTCTGCACTGAAATTACTCTGAACACTTCTAGGGATGAAGTTGCTGTTTGTAATTTGGCATCTGTCAATATAGCAGATCATCTAAAGCAAGATGGTTCCATCGATGATAAAAAACTGAAAGAAACTGTTACCGTTCTGATGCGGATGCTAGATAATGTCATCGACATCAACTACTACCCCACGGAAGCTGCAGCTAATGCGAACCTACGTCACAGGCCTGTTGGCATGGGAGTGATGGGACTTCAAGAAGCTTTCTACATAAAAGGTATACCATTTGATTCTCCCGAAGCTGTCTTATTCAATGATGAAATAATGGAGAAAATTGCCTATCATGCCTATTGGGCTTCTTCAGATTTAGCGGAAGAACGGGGCTGTTACTCTTCATTCAAAGGCTCCAAATGGGATCGTGGCATATTACCTCTTGATTCATTAGATATCTTAGAAAAAGAACGCGGTGTCGATATCATGGTGGATCGTAAGCAGCGTTTAGACTGGGATGCTCTACGCGACAAGATTGCTAATCAGGGCATGCGCAATTCCAACTGCTTAGCCATTGCTCCTACAGCAACCATTGCCAACATCCTTGGCACAACACCTTGTATTGAACCTGTCTTCAAACATCTTTTCACAAAGTCCAACCTATCTGGAGACTTTGTCTATACCAATGGTTATCTTGTAAAGGAACTTCGCAAGCGAGGTTTATGGGACCAAGAGATGCGTGAAGATCTTAAGTACTTTGATGGCTCTGTCTCTTCTATCGAACGAGTCCCAGAGGAAGTTAAAAAACTCTTTCCTACTGCTTTCGAAATTGAACCTACCTGGGTGTTACAAGCAGCAGCTGTTCGCCAAAAATGGATTGACCAATCACAGTCAGTCAATCTCTTTTTAGGTGATAATGATGCTCGTAAAGCCTCCTTCATGTACCGTGAAGCATGGGAGCGTGGACTCAAAACTACCTATTACCTCCGCACCTTCAACCAAAGTGGCTATGATAACGCAACACGCGATCGCAAGAAAAAGGAGTTAGAAGAAGCTGAAAAGAAGGTTGCTGCAGGTGAGATGCAAGCATGCTCACTTGAAGCCATGCGCAATGGCGAGAGTTGCGAGTCCTGCCAATAG
- a CDS encoding ribonucleotide-diphosphate reductase subunit beta: MSYTAVLDQEEILEKEDNRYIYYQFRGKSFKLDKEKARERKEAKKVINGLRTAELNIMPLKYQEAYRIYKQMKANHWEPDVIDMTKDCNLWNSDELSDKERWIIEMGVGYFSAAEGIVGDSVLHVIEDNLTAAELKHASMRWIAEESIHMDSLLHIIGSLNIDQDEVTAKFNDIPSIRKKNDFITRHMPELKMGVDLTSVEGKQKFAKALFGISQVMEGTQFYALFAMILSLHRQNKMTGIGQMFQYTLRDESNHIALGRYILEQLIQENQDMWTEEFQQELIDFMREGVHLEKEFVTDCLPENCVGMTQKEFLDYVDFNADRRLASLGLSTLSNVKENPFQWLDEVIFLKKEKNFFETRVTEYQTSGSVKNAKEDDLI, from the coding sequence ATGAGTTACACAGCAGTTTTAGACCAAGAAGAGATCCTAGAGAAGGAAGACAACCGTTATATTTATTATCAATTTCGCGGCAAAAGTTTCAAGTTAGACAAAGAGAAGGCACGTGAACGCAAAGAAGCTAAAAAAGTTATCAACGGACTGAGAACTGCAGAGTTAAACATCATGCCTCTCAAGTACCAGGAGGCTTACCGCATCTATAAACAAATGAAAGCTAACCACTGGGAACCTGATGTCATCGATATGACAAAAGATTGTAACCTCTGGAACTCCGACGAACTTTCCGATAAGGAACGCTGGATCATCGAAATGGGGGTTGGTTATTTTTCCGCTGCTGAGGGCATTGTTGGCGATTCTGTTCTTCATGTTATTGAAGACAATCTAACCGCAGCCGAGCTAAAACATGCCTCCATGCGCTGGATCGCCGAAGAATCTATCCACATGGATTCATTGCTTCATATTATCGGTTCTTTAAACATTGACCAAGACGAAGTCACGGCAAAATTTAATGACATCCCCTCTATCCGTAAAAAGAATGACTTCATCACTCGTCACATGCCTGAATTGAAGATGGGAGTTGATTTAACCTCAGTTGAAGGAAAGCAAAAATTTGCTAAAGCCCTGTTTGGAATCTCTCAGGTAATGGAAGGCACTCAATTTTACGCCTTATTTGCCATGATTCTGTCACTGCATCGTCAAAATAAGATGACCGGCATAGGCCAAATGTTTCAATACACACTAAGAGATGAATCCAATCATATAGCGCTAGGTCGTTATATTTTAGAACAACTCATCCAAGAAAACCAGGACATGTGGACCGAAGAATTCCAGCAGGAACTTATTGACTTCATGCGTGAAGGTGTACATCTAGAGAAGGAGTTTGTAACGGATTGTCTTCCTGAAAACTGCGTAGGCATGACTCAAAAAGAGTTTCTTGATTATGTAGACTTTAATGCTGACCGGCGTTTAGCAAGCCTAGGGCTCTCAACACTTTCTAATGTTAAAGAGAACCCTTTTCAATGGCTGGATGAAGTTATTTTCCTCAAGAAAGAAAAGAACTTTTTTGAGACCCGTGTAACTGAGTATCAAACTTCTGGTTCTGTGAAAAATGCCAAAGAAGATGATCTCATTTAA
- a CDS encoding Gfo/Idh/MocA family oxidoreductase — MDKGQQKKPEHPLTRRRFIYSSAAAGTGLAISSTPLNSLASSTKLDDLNIALIGFGAQGRMLFEAIRKMPAGVRFKAICDIWPYKRKSARQQLKWYGFDSNIYVDYQEMLANEKDLDCVIVATPDFAHAEQSNAAMQAGCHVYCEKTMANTIEQARSMIKTQRETGRLLQIGLQRRSNPRYIYTKSKLIDELAICGKITAINGQWNRSMSHDIGASPKISISKKTLNQFGYENMYEFLNWRWFKRYSGGLISDLGAHQIDIFNWFLNAKPKSIQASGLSNNPSHEWPDSVTAILQYETPYSKLQAIYQAHSTTNNGGGYFEHFMGTKGSIKISENPRYSELTPNIMPQPKKKEGYIEIKHLPFWQNQPGLQATLRELNPPLEYALPTNQNLSSPFEMPHPNTLYQKHLENFFNAVRGKTPLHCPAEVAFPTTVIISKVHEAIASKKEMLLRSSDFKI; from the coding sequence ATGGATAAAGGGCAACAGAAGAAACCAGAGCACCCATTGACAAGGCGCCGCTTTATCTACTCATCAGCCGCAGCAGGAACAGGACTAGCCATTTCTTCCACTCCACTCAACAGCTTGGCCTCATCCACTAAGCTAGATGACTTGAACATCGCCCTTATAGGCTTTGGGGCTCAAGGTAGAATGCTCTTTGAAGCGATTCGAAAAATGCCTGCTGGCGTTCGATTTAAAGCTATCTGTGACATTTGGCCCTATAAAAGAAAGTCTGCTAGACAGCAGCTCAAGTGGTATGGCTTTGATTCCAATATTTACGTAGATTATCAAGAGATGCTGGCAAATGAGAAGGATCTCGATTGCGTCATTGTCGCCACTCCAGATTTTGCTCATGCCGAACAAAGCAATGCTGCCATGCAGGCGGGTTGTCACGTCTATTGTGAAAAGACAATGGCAAATACAATCGAGCAAGCCCGAAGTATGATCAAGACTCAGCGTGAAACAGGAAGGCTTCTCCAGATTGGTCTTCAAAGACGTAGTAACCCAAGATATATCTACACCAAAAGCAAGTTAATTGATGAGCTTGCTATTTGTGGAAAAATTACCGCCATCAATGGACAATGGAACCGATCCATGAGTCACGACATTGGGGCTTCACCTAAAATTTCCATCAGCAAAAAAACCCTTAACCAATTCGGCTACGAAAATATGTATGAATTTCTTAACTGGCGGTGGTTCAAGCGTTACAGTGGTGGACTCATTTCTGATTTAGGCGCGCACCAAATAGATATCTTCAATTGGTTCCTCAATGCTAAGCCGAAATCGATTCAAGCAAGCGGCCTATCCAATAACCCTTCTCATGAATGGCCTGATAGCGTCACGGCCATTCTTCAGTATGAAACCCCTTACTCAAAGCTCCAAGCTATTTACCAAGCGCATTCAACTACTAATAATGGCGGAGGGTACTTCGAACACTTTATGGGAACTAAGGGGAGCATCAAAATATCTGAAAACCCACGCTACTCTGAACTCACTCCCAACATCATGCCTCAGCCTAAAAAGAAAGAGGGCTACATTGAAATTAAGCATCTACCTTTCTGGCAAAACCAGCCAGGTTTGCAAGCCACCCTTAGAGAACTAAATCCACCTTTAGAATATGCTTTGCCAACAAACCAAAACTTATCCAGCCCTTTTGAAATGCCTCATCCCAATACTCTTTACCAAAAGCATCTTGAAAATTTTTTTAATGCTGTCAGAGGTAAGACCCCACTTCATTGCCCTGCTGAAGTGGCTTTCCCGACTACTGTGATTATTTCGAAAGTCCATGAAGCCATCGCCTCAAAAAAGGAGATGCTTCTTCGATCTAGTGATTTTAAGATCTAA
- a CDS encoding Gfo/Idh/MocA family oxidoreductase: MNNTPQSDPKKPITRRTFVSTASALGTGIVLSSTPAKSLTRPIKKDELNIAIVGFGSQGKVLVDSIYKIGPSVRIKAVCDIWPYKIKKWLSKMRGKKVQIGEFNTYQDFHKMLDHERDLDCVIIASPDFVHAEHTNAALRAGCHVYCEKLMSNTVEGARSMVQTQRETGKLLQIGHQRRSNPRYQFIKDTLIDQVSLCGQITAVNGQWNRAVTADIKSSPGIALDETTLNRYGYRNMHEFENWRWYKRYGGGPLSDLGAHQIDIYNWFLGNNPKSVIAEGGVDFYPGHEWYDNVMVVYRFDTNQGTTRAFYQVQTTTSAGGGYYEYFMGTEGAIRVSENHKYSRIFQEALASTEEGANQNPWIKWQKQGLIVRNDGTKSWEKPKSLQQLTSSSTAKVDSRETAPLVEWNIPITLGNKSIHQCHLENFFDAVRGEATLNCPADVAFASTVTVLAANEAVAAEKKLYFSPQDFIA, translated from the coding sequence ATGAATAACACCCCTCAATCAGACCCTAAAAAGCCCATAACCAGACGCACATTCGTATCTACCGCCTCTGCACTAGGCACTGGAATAGTTCTTTCATCCACTCCCGCTAAATCTTTAACCAGGCCGATCAAAAAGGATGAGTTAAATATTGCGATCGTCGGTTTCGGCTCCCAAGGGAAGGTGCTTGTTGATTCAATTTACAAGATAGGACCAAGCGTCCGAATTAAAGCCGTCTGCGACATCTGGCCATACAAAATAAAAAAATGGTTGAGTAAGATGCGAGGAAAGAAGGTTCAAATTGGGGAATTTAACACTTACCAAGATTTTCATAAGATGCTTGATCACGAAAGAGATCTAGACTGTGTGATTATCGCTAGCCCTGACTTTGTTCATGCCGAACATACTAATGCAGCACTAAGGGCAGGTTGTCATGTTTACTGTGAAAAACTCATGTCCAATACTGTGGAAGGTGCACGCAGTATGGTTCAAACTCAGCGGGAGACAGGTAAACTCTTACAAATTGGGCATCAGAGAAGAAGTAACCCGAGATATCAATTCATTAAGGATACACTTATTGATCAGGTATCCCTGTGTGGACAGATTACCGCCGTGAATGGCCAATGGAATAGAGCTGTTACTGCTGATATCAAGTCTAGCCCTGGAATTGCTTTAGATGAGACAACTCTCAATCGATACGGCTACAGGAATATGCATGAGTTCGAGAATTGGCGTTGGTATAAACGTTATGGTGGCGGCCCTCTCTCGGACTTAGGAGCTCACCAGATTGATATCTACAATTGGTTTCTTGGTAATAATCCAAAGTCAGTAATAGCCGAGGGAGGCGTAGATTTTTATCCAGGTCACGAATGGTATGACAACGTCATGGTGGTTTACCGTTTTGACACAAACCAAGGGACAACTCGCGCCTTTTACCAGGTCCAAACCACCACCAGTGCTGGCGGAGGATACTACGAATATTTTATGGGAACAGAAGGAGCTATTCGCGTCTCCGAAAATCACAAATATTCCAGAATTTTTCAAGAAGCCCTGGCTAGCACAGAAGAGGGTGCAAACCAAAACCCCTGGATCAAATGGCAAAAACAAGGGCTTATTGTTAGGAATGATGGAACAAAATCTTGGGAAAAACCTAAAAGCCTCCAACAACTAACAAGCTCCTCCACTGCAAAAGTTGATTCTCGAGAAACAGCACCTCTTGTGGAATGGAACATACCCATCACCCTAGGAAATAAGAGCATCCACCAGTGCCATTTGGAAAATTTCTTTGATGCTGTTCGGGGTGAAGCCACGCTCAATTGCCCGGCAGATGTTGCTTTTGCCTCTACCGTTACGGTTCTAGCTGCTAATGAAGCGGTGGCCGCTGAGAAGAAACTTTATTTTAGCCCACAAGACTTCATTGCATAG
- the rpmH gene encoding 50S ribosomal protein L34, protein MKPTYRPSKRTRKKQFGFLARTRTKSGRAILKRRRAKGRVRLTPKRTDLKFKRHVQQHA, encoded by the coding sequence ATGAAACCGACGTATCGCCCGTCTAAAAGAACACGTAAAAAACAATTTGGCTTTTTAGCGAGAACTCGCACAAAGAGTGGGCGAGCTATTCTAAAGCGTCGTCGTGCTAAAGGGCGTGTCCGTTTGACGCCTAAACGCACGGATTTGAAATTTAAGCGTCACGTTCAACAACACGCCTGA
- the rnpA gene encoding ribonuclease P protein component produces the protein MKRSLRRRQILRKRRDFDRVRRNGKRINSRLVACNYLEHQDQTDISRMVAFIVPKSCGAAVVRNRIRRRLKEIYRNLQQFLPEGLWSVWIARKESAEASYWQLKDEVEGVYRKANFF, from the coding sequence TTGAAGAGATCCTTAAGGCGTCGTCAGATCTTGAGAAAACGTCGAGATTTCGATCGAGTGCGTCGGAATGGTAAGAGAATTAATAGTCGTCTGGTCGCATGCAACTACCTGGAGCATCAAGACCAGACAGATATTTCTCGAATGGTGGCTTTTATCGTTCCTAAGTCATGCGGTGCGGCGGTGGTCCGCAATAGAATCCGCCGAAGATTAAAAGAGATCTACAGAAATCTACAGCAGTTTTTGCCTGAGGGGTTATGGTCGGTCTGGATTGCTCGGAAGGAGTCTGCAGAAGCCAGTTACTGGCAGCTCAAAGATGAGGTGGAAGGGGTTTATCGCAAAGCCAACTTTTTCTAA